Within the Enterobacter roggenkampii genome, the region GCTCGCGGCAGTCGGCATCAGGATATATACGGCTGCTGAGGCACGCCTCACCCTCGTTTACAAACACTTCCACGGAAGAGCTATCAAAGAACAAACGAAGATTAAGCGCGTTGCTAAGGTTAAGCGCGACGCTTCGGGTCCCGCACAGGCCATACTGCGGATAGTCTCGCTCCAGCACCAGGCGCTGCATCTGCGCATCAACATAAAGGCGTAACCCGTCGCCAAGACGAATGCCGTACTGCTCCGCACTGCTGTTGGCGCAATCCCACTGCAGAATGACCTCCATCGCATCGCAGTGTTCCACCAGCGTCATCTGCTGGTTATTAAGCGTACTTATCGGCCAGGGGAACCACGCCCCGCGCAGGCTTTCAACTTCTCTGGCTGGCTGCATTTGCAGATGGTTATCGGCACTCAGCGTCAGCTCGCGAGGTAAGGAGAGCATACCTGCCCAGCCATCCTCCTGTTCCGGCTGCGGGGATTCCCACATGTCCAGCCAGCCGATAACGATGCGGCGGCCGTCAGGCGTCAGGAAGCTTTGCGGCGCATAGAAATCATGCCCGTCGTCCATCTCCACAAATTCACCTTCACGCATAAAGGGCTGACCAGGCTGCCATTCGCCTACCAGATAGCCGCTCTGGAAGAGATTGCGATGTTTAAATCCGTCTGCCGCCAGTCCCTGAGGCGAAAACATTAGCACGCGTTTACCATTGAGAGTGAAAAAGTCCGGGCATTCCCACATATAACCCAGCTCTTTTTCAGCCACCGCGAGCACGCCCCTGTCCTGCCACTCGCGCAGATCGGCAGACCGGTACACACGCACCTGGCCCGTATCCCCCTCGCGCGCGCCAACGACCATGTACCACCACGCCCCTTCACGCCATACCTTCGGATCGCGGAAGTGATGCAGCCCGGGCGGTGTATCAATGACGGTCCCGTGCCGCACAAAATGGATGCCGTCACGGCTGGTTGCCAGGCACTGCACCTGGTAGAGATTAGCCTCATCGTCTGGATCGCCGTGGAATTTGTGGCCGGTGTAGATCAGCGCCAGCGTGTCGCCATCCACCACCGCTGAGCCGGAAAAACAGCCGTCCTTGTCGTCTGGCCCTTCCGGAGCCAGCGCAACCGGTAGGTGCTCCCAGCGAACTAAATCTTTGCTGCGCGCATGGCCCCAGTGCATTGGCCCCCACTGGGTCGAATACGGATGGTGCTGATAAAAGGCGTGATACCAGCCGTCAAACCAGATCAGGCCGTTCGGGTCGTTCATCCAGCCAGCACGCGCGGCGAGGTGGTAACGGGGGTACCAGCGCAGGTTAAGCCCTTCGCGCCTGGACTGCAGTTCCTGTTCTGCTTTCGTAATGGAATACATCATTTCTCTACTCTTTCGATCAGATGGTGGAAGGTTGCGGCATGAGCGGGTCAGAAGAGGACTTACCCGAGCGCAACAGGAAGATGGAGATAAACGTGGTGCTGAAGACCAGTAGCCCCATGATGAGATAGGACTGGGCAAAGCCGTATTTCTCATAGCTGTAACCTGCCAGCGGCGACAGCACCGAGGCAATCACCGAGCTTGTACAGGCAAAGCCCACCAGATAGAGGGTGGAAGAGAGCCGCTTATCAAAATGCAGGCTGTTGTATTTAAAGATGGAGACCAGCAAAACGGGTAGTTCAACCGCGTGCAATAGCTTGGTAATGGAGATCAATACCGGTCCCTCAACCAGACCCGATGCCACCATACGCATCGCCATCACCATTCCGGCGAAAATCAGGCCGTTTTTCGCACCGAGGCGATTCACCAGCCACGGGGCGCAGAACATGCCCGCCGCTTCCAGGAAAACCTGGAAGGAGTTGAGATAGCCGTACATGGCGTTTCCTTCCTGCAGCGTCGGGAACTGTGAGGAGAAATAGACCGGGAACTGCTGGTCGTAGACGCCATAAATACAGGTGCCAATAACGAAAAACACCAGCGCCCAGAAGCGCGGCAGCGTCAACAGACGTAAGGCATCCTCCAGCGTGACCTTACCGCCGGATACCGCCTCCTGCATGGCGTGCGGCGCGGAAGAGACTCTTAGGCGCGCCAGCAACACAAAAAACACCAGCCCGGCGCAGCTCGCCACCGCGAAGTTCAGCTTCGGATTGATGTTGAACAGCAGACCGGCAAAAAAGGTTGCCACCGCCCAGCCAAGGGATCCCCACATCCTCGCCTTGCCAAACTCAAACTGACTCTGGCGGGCCACGCGCTCGGTATAGGATTCCAGTACACCAATCCCGCCGTTAAACGTCAGCCCGATATAAATCCCGCCGAAAATACTGCCGAGTAACACGTTAATCTGCAGCAGATAACCAAACAGCAGGAAGGCCGGACCGGAAAGAATGAGCAGGCTGGTCAGAAACCAGAGCAGGTTTTTTCGCAGGCCGAGTTTGTCCTGAATGAAGCCGTAGCAGATTTGCGCGCACAGCGCGGAGACAGACAGCACGGCATAGATGACCCCCGTATCCCCTGCCTTTAACCCCACCTCCTGGTGAAGCCATATAGAGAGCAACGAGCCGGAAGATGACCACGTGACAAAAAAGAAAAACAGTAATGCGCTTAATAAAGGGTAGCTGTGAGAGTGATGCGTTTTCATCATGACATTCTCATGTTGGAGTAATGACGCAATGGTAACGTTAACATTTACGCTTTCTCATGCTGTTTGGTTGAAATTTAAGATGTTAATCACGAAAGTTAACGTTAACATCAAGAGAATGAGATCGCGATCAAATATTCATCACTGAGGTAAACATGACCCGGCCTGGGCATCAGCCTTTCTTTTACATCAGCGACTTAGTTGTATACCCTT harbors:
- a CDS encoding glycoside hydrolase family 32 protein; amino-acid sequence: MMYSITKAEQELQSRREGLNLRWYPRYHLAARAGWMNDPNGLIWFDGWYHAFYQHHPYSTQWGPMHWGHARSKDLVRWEHLPVALAPEGPDDKDGCFSGSAVVDGDTLALIYTGHKFHGDPDDEANLYQVQCLATSRDGIHFVRHGTVIDTPPGLHHFRDPKVWREGAWWYMVVGAREGDTGQVRVYRSADLREWQDRGVLAVAEKELGYMWECPDFFTLNGKRVLMFSPQGLAADGFKHRNLFQSGYLVGEWQPGQPFMREGEFVEMDDGHDFYAPQSFLTPDGRRIVIGWLDMWESPQPEQEDGWAGMLSLPRELTLSADNHLQMQPAREVESLRGAWFPWPISTLNNQQMTLVEHCDAMEVILQWDCANSSAEQYGIRLGDGLRLYVDAQMQRLVLERDYPQYGLCGTRSVALNLSNALNLRLFFDSSSVEVFVNEGEACLSSRIYPDADCRELALFAWTGGASLIHGGAWLLE
- a CDS encoding MFS transporter — translated: MMKTHHSHSYPLLSALLFFFFVTWSSSGSLLSIWLHQEVGLKAGDTGVIYAVLSVSALCAQICYGFIQDKLGLRKNLLWFLTSLLILSGPAFLLFGYLLQINVLLGSIFGGIYIGLTFNGGIGVLESYTERVARQSQFEFGKARMWGSLGWAVATFFAGLLFNINPKLNFAVASCAGLVFFVLLARLRVSSAPHAMQEAVSGGKVTLEDALRLLTLPRFWALVFFVIGTCIYGVYDQQFPVYFSSQFPTLQEGNAMYGYLNSFQVFLEAAGMFCAPWLVNRLGAKNGLIFAGMVMAMRMVASGLVEGPVLISITKLLHAVELPVLLVSIFKYNSLHFDKRLSSTLYLVGFACTSSVIASVLSPLAGYSYEKYGFAQSYLIMGLLVFSTTFISIFLLRSGKSSSDPLMPQPSTI